One window of Mycoplasma cottewii genomic DNA carries:
- a CDS encoding MSC_0624 family F1-like ATPase-associated membrane protein, which produces MICTIFINFIIWIYYVFAFKDITNFYKTYTLLYSLIALLIIDISYQLFNFFTKRKTNPLIYSNKKLLVINILSRVILVSLVLVFFTLWIQAASKTGSLIINNLFYNSIYKIFKFKSLLNFMIIVFSFLVLMILLVGLNIYLVYSIIYKQLNISNLKNRFDFYLVCLSVVVIWFISLTVLKIKPTHNRFSDDESLDYLNLLFSVFNILIFMIFMYLHFLKNIK; this is translated from the coding sequence ATGATTTGTACTATATTTATCAATTTCATTATTTGGATTTATTATGTTTTTGCATTTAAAGATATTACTAATTTCTATAAAACATACACTCTTTTATACAGTTTAATCGCTTTATTAATAATTGATATTTCTTATCAATTATTTAACTTTTTTACTAAGAGAAAAACAAATCCTTTAATTTATTCAAATAAAAAATTATTAGTAATAAATATATTATCAAGAGTTATTTTAGTTAGTTTAGTATTAGTATTTTTCACTTTATGAATTCAAGCAGCATCTAAAACAGGATCATTAATTATTAATAATTTATTTTATAATTCAATTTATAAAATCTTTAAATTTAAAAGCTTATTAAACTTCATGATTATTGTTTTTAGTTTCTTAGTTTTAATGATATTGTTAGTTGGATTAAATATTTATTTAGTTTATTCAATAATTTATAAACAATTAAATATAAGTAATTTAAAAAATAGATTTGATTTTTATTTAGTATGTTTAAGTGTTGTTGTTATTTGATTTATAAGCTTAACAGTTTTAAAAATAAAACCAACTCATAATAGATTTAGTGATGATGAATCTTTAGATTATTTAAATTTATTATTTTCAGTATTTAATATCTTAATATTTATGATTTTTATGTATTTACACTTTTTAAAAAACATAAAATAG